AAGGACGCTTCCACCGGCGCGCCGTATGTCACGCGGGACGGCAGTTTTTCGGTGGATACCAATGGCTTTCTCGTCAACAACGAGGGGTACCGCGTCCAGGGCTACACCGGCCCCGGGCCCTACACGGCCGCCAGCCCCATCGGTGATTTGAAATACGACGCCGCCACCGCGATCAGCGCCTTGAATGACACCACCACTCCAGCTCCTACCCTGGTGGGAGACATCAACATCGACTCCGCCGGCCAAATTAACGCCACGTTGAGCGACGGGACCAAGGGGGTTATCGGCCAGGTCGTCCTGCAAAATTTCACCAATCCCCAGGCTTTGTCGAAGCAGGGCAATAATCTCTACACCTACACCGCCACTGCCGGCGCTTTGACCGCACCCATTGCGCCCTCCACTGGAGGCCTGGGCAGCGTTCAAGCCGGCAAGCTCGAAACCTCCAACGTCGATCTCGCCGCCCAGATGGCCGCCCTGATCACCGCGCAACGCGCTTTCGAAGCCAACGCAAAAATCATCACCACGAGCGATGAAGTTTTGCAGGACCTCAACAACCTCAAACGCTAATCCACAATGGCTGCAAATCGCACCGAATCCACCGAATCGTCGGACGACACCGCGCCGTCCGAATCGGCCGCGGCCGCGGCCGCGCCGGCGCCTTCCGGCGGCGCCAAGGCCTGGATGCCGCTCATCATCATGGTCGTGCTGATGCCCATCCTGGCATATGTGATGACCACCTTTGTTCTTTTGCCCAAATTGAAAAAGGGCCTCGGGGTCCCGACGGTTGCAGAAGC
The nucleotide sequence above comes from Candidatus Angelobacter sp.. Encoded proteins:
- a CDS encoding flagellar hook-basal body complex protein, coding for MIGSLQTGVSGLQQFQEDLEVIGNNIANVNTTGYKSSDMQFADTFSQTVGGSASGAVMQVGSGVTSASINSDFTQGPINPTGNPSDLAISGNGFFVVKDASTGAPYVTRDGSFSVDTNGFLVNNEGYRVQGYTGPGPYTAASPIGDLKYDAATAISALNDTTTPAPTLVGDINIDSAGQINATLSDGTKGVIGQVVLQNFTNPQALSKQGNNLYTYTATAGALTAPIAPSTGGLGSVQAGKLETSNVDLAAQMAALITAQRAFEANAKIITTSDEVLQDLNNLKR